A genomic stretch from Chitinophaga agri includes:
- a CDS encoding SRPBCC family protein: MSTYKSLNGHGEPRASMLYEQSNVLNVSRQGRIASIVGGALLTNSAINNVTKHPIRSLLKLVTGGYLLYRGISGNCPISAYAGRRADERHTSTVNVRAKFIVAKPRDEVYGFWRRLENLPHFMRHLASITEHDDYHSHWVVKGPGGIGTLEWDAEIIKDEAGALIGWRSAPGSNIATAGKVTFSDALGGGTEIEVVIAYRPPAGYVGTGLAWLLNGAFHRMVEKDVMRFKHYVETGEITA, translated from the coding sequence ATGAGTACATACAAAAGTTTAAACGGACACGGCGAGCCCCGCGCTTCTATGCTCTACGAGCAGTCGAATGTCCTGAATGTAAGCAGGCAAGGGCGTATTGCGTCTATCGTCGGTGGTGCACTACTGACAAATTCAGCCATTAATAATGTGACCAAACATCCCATCAGAAGTCTGTTAAAGCTGGTAACCGGCGGTTACCTGCTCTACAGGGGAATATCAGGGAACTGTCCTATATCCGCCTATGCAGGAAGGCGGGCGGATGAGCGGCATACCAGTACTGTTAATGTGAGAGCGAAGTTCATCGTGGCCAAACCAAGGGATGAAGTGTATGGTTTCTGGAGAAGACTGGAAAACCTGCCTCATTTTATGCGGCACCTGGCGTCGATTACCGAGCATGACGATTATCATTCACACTGGGTGGTAAAAGGTCCCGGCGGCATTGGTACGCTGGAATGGGATGCGGAGATTATCAAGGATGAAGCAGGCGCATTGATCGGCTGGCGGTCTGCGCCAGGTTCCAATATAGCGACAGCGGGGAAGGTTACATTCTCTGACGCGCTGGGCGGTGGTACAGAAATAGAAGTGGTGATCGCCTACCGGCCACCGGCAGGTTATGTGGGTACCGGACTCGCCTGGCTGCTGAATGGCGCTTTTCACCGGATGGTAGAAAAAGATGTCATGCGGTTCAAACATTATGTGGAAACCGGAGAAATAACTGCCTAA
- a CDS encoding YtxH domain-containing protein, producing MSTAKILCGALAGVAAGLAIGLLTAPDSGEETRRKIRRSAHHLQGRVKKILGRGADGLTELKYIFEHEVTGLKDDVRERILALLDESIEAFKSFKKDAKEAAVN from the coding sequence ATGAGCACTGCGAAAATTTTATGTGGAGCATTAGCTGGTGTCGCTGCAGGATTGGCTATCGGATTACTGACTGCTCCTGATAGCGGTGAAGAAACTAGAAGAAAGATCAGGAGATCCGCGCATCACCTGCAGGGCCGTGTTAAGAAAATATTAGGCAGAGGTGCAGACGGACTAACCGAGTTGAAGTATATTTTTGAACATGAAGTAACAGGCCTGAAAGATGACGTAAGAGAAAGGATACTGGCCTTACTGGATGAATCTATTGAGGCATTCAAAAGCTTCAAGAAAGACGCAAAAGAAGCAGCAGTTAACTGA